The following are encoded in a window of Brevibacillus sp. DP1.3A genomic DNA:
- a CDS encoding DUF2785 domain-containing protein — MSNTRMKLMIDLQRIEKEHYQLRECERTQDFLTLMLQFIGDPQPELRDELIYPTLYKWIYEENRFTETELSTLLAILTDEHHLFYHIGSEGDQSVFTRTFSVLPVALIVRLHSKKPFLDYAEYQNLKHSLLRYYKEEKDLRGYLPEGGWAHSASHGADALLELVKCPESDTAVQIEVLAAIEGMLHNGKQIFSDEDDERIASIVDTMIEKGLLPQQEIADWISGLTKCVDWPRSYVQTIARVNSKNLLRSLYFRRGQGSRGNILAAVILAAETKLNKFATGRY; from the coding sequence TTGAGCAATACAAGGATGAAACTCATGATAGACCTGCAAAGAATTGAGAAGGAACATTACCAGCTTCGTGAATGTGAGCGGACACAGGATTTTTTAACTCTAATGCTGCAATTTATCGGGGATCCTCAACCGGAATTACGGGATGAACTGATCTATCCGACACTGTATAAATGGATTTATGAAGAGAATCGGTTTACGGAAACGGAATTGAGCACTCTTCTGGCAATTCTGACCGATGAGCATCATTTGTTCTATCATATTGGTAGCGAAGGTGATCAGTCTGTATTTACAAGGACGTTCTCTGTTCTGCCAGTAGCTTTAATAGTACGGCTTCACAGCAAGAAGCCTTTTCTGGATTATGCTGAATACCAGAATCTTAAGCATTCACTGCTCCGCTATTATAAGGAGGAAAAGGATCTGCGCGGCTATCTGCCTGAAGGAGGCTGGGCTCATAGTGCGTCACACGGTGCGGATGCTTTGCTGGAGCTGGTCAAGTGCCCGGAGAGCGATACAGCGGTACAGATTGAAGTACTTGCTGCTATTGAGGGGATGCTCCATAACGGGAAACAAATTTTTAGCGATGAGGATGATGAGCGGATCGCCAGTATCGTGGATACCATGATTGAAAAGGGTCTGCTTCCACAGCAGGAGATCGCTGACTGGATAAGCGGTTTGACAAAATGCGTCGACTGGCCGAGAAGCTACGTTCAGACGATCGCCCGTGTGAACAGTAAAAATCTTTTGCGTAGTCTATATTTCAGAAGAGGACAGGGCAGCCGCGGAAATATTCTTGCCGCTGTCATACTTGCTGCAGAGACGAAATTGAACAAGTTTGCGACTGGAAGATATTGA
- a CDS encoding YafY family protein, whose product MLLIISKRGTVTGKELAEHFEVSIRTIYRDIEKLGEAGIPIASIGGKGGGYYIMENYNVDNLFLNKDEASTFMAIMNNLSFLFGRNTTFHDTVLKIENTLKQEKNTSKLDINLSHFSMENELKEYLLLLNNAIEKNKLVVFEYINRSMEYFERTVEPFQITFSAGQWYLVGFCKERNDYRRFKLVRIKNLKMGENFEKKDISNEEIQEIIRNSYLTRGITVTLKFAHKMGEQLTEYFQKEKITKTHNNQYIVVDQFPYEEGLLKFILSFGKECEILEPCYLRNELQEYIKTILLPYND is encoded by the coding sequence ATGTTACTGATTATCTCAAAAAGAGGTACGGTTACAGGCAAAGAGCTTGCGGAACATTTTGAGGTGTCCATACGAACAATCTACAGAGATATAGAAAAGTTAGGTGAAGCAGGTATCCCAATCGCATCCATTGGTGGTAAAGGTGGGGGCTATTACATTATGGAAAACTATAATGTGGACAATCTTTTTTTAAACAAAGATGAAGCTTCTACTTTCATGGCGATAATGAATAATCTAAGTTTTCTATTTGGGAGAAACACAACGTTTCATGATACTGTTTTAAAGATCGAGAATACGCTTAAACAAGAAAAGAATACAAGCAAGTTAGACATTAATCTGTCCCATTTCAGTATGGAAAATGAATTAAAGGAATACCTGCTTCTATTAAACAATGCTATTGAAAAAAATAAGCTAGTGGTATTCGAATATATCAACAGAAGTATGGAATATTTCGAAAGAACTGTAGAACCGTTTCAAATTACATTTTCCGCGGGTCAATGGTATTTAGTGGGCTTTTGCAAAGAAAGAAATGACTACAGAAGGTTCAAGCTAGTACGGATCAAGAATTTGAAAATGGGTGAGAACTTCGAAAAAAAGGATATCTCAAATGAAGAAATCCAGGAAATAATTAGGAATAGCTATCTTACGCGAGGCATAACCGTTACCTTAAAGTTTGCTCATAAAATGGGAGAGCAATTAACTGAGTATTTTCAAAAAGAGAAAATAACTAAAACACATAACAATCAATATATCGTTGTGGATCAATTTCCATATGAGGAGGGATTACTGAAATTTATTTTAAGCTTTGGTAAGGAATGCGAGATATTGGAGCCCTGTTATTTGAGAAATGAATTACAAGAATATATAAAAACAATATTGCTACCATACAATGACTGA
- the rlmH gene encoding 23S rRNA (pseudouridine(1915)-N(3))-methyltransferase RlmH yields the protein MQISIITVGKLKEKYLREGIDEYSKRLSAYCKLQVIEVNDEKAPEEMSAAEMEQVKRKEGERILAQIKQDQYVIALAIDGQMWSSEKLSAEMDKLALHGRSQVAFVIGGSLGLADQVLKRADALLSFSKMTFPHQLVRLILLEQVYRAFRISRGEPYHK from the coding sequence ATGCAAATTTCAATTATTACGGTAGGGAAGCTGAAGGAGAAATATTTGCGTGAGGGCATTGATGAATACAGCAAGCGTCTGTCTGCTTACTGCAAGCTGCAAGTGATCGAGGTCAATGATGAAAAGGCACCGGAAGAGATGAGTGCGGCGGAGATGGAGCAGGTGAAGCGCAAGGAAGGCGAGCGTATCCTGGCGCAGATCAAGCAGGATCAGTATGTGATTGCATTGGCGATTGATGGGCAAATGTGGTCGTCGGAGAAGCTGTCTGCGGAGATGGACAAGCTGGCTTTGCATGGGCGTAGTCAGGTGGCTTTTGTGATTGGCGGGTCGTTGGGGTTGGCTGATCAGGTGTTGAAGCGGGCCGATGCGCTGTTGTCGTTTTCGAAGATGACGTTTCCGCATCAGTTGGTGCGGTTAATACTACTTGAGCAGGTTTATCGGGCGTTTCGGATTAGTCGGGGGGAGCCTTATCACAAATAG
- a CDS encoding CxxH/CxxC protein has protein sequence MDMKMKSLQIEGKEVELLVEYPVRFACMEHLEQELDDYVNDFEAAPDTYTAQAIEGDGVDKRCRECGEPAQIALLKEKGI, from the coding sequence ATGGACATGAAGATGAAAAGCTTACAAATAGAAGGCAAAGAAGTTGAGTTGTTGGTGGAATATCCGGTGCGATTTGCTTGCATGGAGCATTTGGAGCAGGAGTTGGATGATTACGTAAATGATTTTGAGGCGGCACCGGATACGTATACGGCACAGGCGATTGAGGGCGATGGAGTAGACAAGCGTTGTCGGGAATGTGGAGAGCCTGCGCAGATTGCGCTTTTGAAAGAGAAGGGAATCTAA
- a CDS encoding S1C family serine protease — protein sequence MGFYDDLTHVERKKQRGSGIGRMVVTSVTSAVIGGMVVLLTLPTLSNAGYINMVKPGTENAISNNSSASSLFAKPVSVSVGSGTVDAVKKVENAIVGVINIGQRRNSWMQNSMDVEQGQGSGVIFEKKGGKAYIVTNYHVIDKAQKLEIALPTGEKVSAKVVGADGYTDLAVLEIDGSKVTDVAEFGDSSTLQVGEPAIAIGNPLGMQFSRTVTQGIISSKERSMPMDFNEDGQDDWELDVIQTDAAINPGNSGGALVNIEGQVIGINTLKISKAGVEGLGFALPINDVKVIVDQLMEKGTLARSYLGVQPLDLANVPRYEWQETLNLPENVKAGVVVQTEVGKFSPAGEAGLRQFDVIVKLDDKNISNSAQLRKYLTMSKKPGDTMDVTYYRDGIQKTAKVKLTAPPQQ from the coding sequence ATGGGTTTTTATGATGATTTAACTCACGTGGAGCGAAAGAAACAACGCGGTTCTGGCATTGGACGTATGGTCGTGACGTCGGTAACGTCCGCGGTGATTGGGGGGATGGTCGTCCTGCTCACGCTGCCGACTCTCTCCAATGCGGGATATATTAATATGGTTAAGCCTGGTACAGAAAATGCGATAAGCAATAATTCCTCCGCTTCTAGCCTGTTTGCTAAGCCAGTATCTGTAAGTGTGGGATCGGGTACAGTAGATGCGGTGAAAAAAGTGGAAAATGCGATCGTTGGGGTAATCAACATCGGTCAGCGCAGAAACAGTTGGATGCAGAACTCGATGGATGTCGAGCAGGGCCAAGGCTCTGGTGTCATTTTTGAGAAAAAAGGCGGAAAAGCCTACATCGTTACCAACTACCATGTAATCGATAAAGCGCAAAAGCTGGAAATCGCCCTGCCAACGGGTGAAAAAGTATCGGCAAAAGTGGTCGGCGCCGATGGTTACACCGATCTGGCTGTATTGGAAATCGACGGGTCCAAAGTTACGGACGTTGCTGAGTTTGGTGATTCTTCAACCTTACAGGTGGGCGAACCAGCCATTGCCATCGGGAACCCATTGGGAATGCAGTTCTCCCGGACGGTTACACAAGGCATCATCAGTTCCAAGGAACGCTCCATGCCAATGGACTTTAACGAAGATGGCCAGGACGACTGGGAGCTGGACGTTATTCAAACAGATGCAGCGATCAACCCTGGTAACAGTGGTGGCGCCCTCGTGAACATCGAGGGTCAGGTCATCGGGATTAACACCTTGAAAATTTCGAAGGCAGGTGTCGAAGGGTTAGGTTTTGCCCTCCCGATCAATGATGTCAAAGTGATCGTCGACCAGCTGATGGAAAAAGGCACGCTGGCACGTTCTTACCTTGGTGTTCAGCCACTCGACCTAGCCAATGTTCCACGCTACGAATGGCAAGAAACCTTGAATCTGCCTGAAAATGTGAAAGCTGGCGTCGTCGTGCAAACGGAGGTAGGCAAATTCTCTCCTGCGGGTGAAGCAGGCTTGAGACAATTCGATGTCATCGTCAAGCTGGATGACAAGAACATTTCCAACAGTGCTCAGCTGCGCAAGTACTTGACGATGAGCAAAAAGCCGGGCGATACGATGGACGTTACGTACTATCGTGACGGTATTCAGAAGACTGCCAAAGTGAAGCTGACCGCTCCACCACAGCAGTAA
- a CDS encoding MBL fold metallo-hydrolase, translated as MRFSVLASGSTGNAIYVATDRISVLIDVGITGKQAEAALETIGVNPAELSAILVTHEHVDHIKGVGVMARRYGLPIYANDKTWSELDGQIGTIKEDQRRFFSVGEKKELEDLGIESFGISHDAAEPMGFCFYHGKKKLSVATDLGYVSDRIKETIRGADAYVFESNHDVELLRMSQYPWSIKRRILSDVGHLSNEAAGDALLDCLTGGSERVYLAHLSKENNMIDLARLTVKNILEERGLSVGDDVHLRDTYPDRPTKLEEL; from the coding sequence GTGAGATTTAGTGTGTTGGCAAGCGGGAGTACGGGCAATGCCATTTACGTGGCAACAGACCGTATTTCCGTATTGATCGATGTAGGCATTACAGGAAAGCAGGCAGAAGCGGCACTGGAGACCATTGGCGTCAATCCAGCAGAGCTCAGCGCTATTCTCGTCACCCATGAGCACGTCGACCATATTAAAGGAGTCGGCGTCATGGCGCGGCGATATGGCTTGCCGATTTACGCCAATGATAAGACATGGTCGGAGCTTGATGGGCAAATCGGGACGATCAAGGAAGATCAGCGACGCTTCTTTTCTGTGGGGGAAAAGAAAGAGTTAGAGGATTTGGGCATCGAGTCATTCGGAATCTCGCACGATGCCGCCGAGCCAATGGGCTTCTGTTTTTATCATGGCAAGAAAAAGCTCAGTGTCGCGACTGACCTGGGGTATGTCAGCGATCGGATCAAGGAGACGATTCGTGGAGCAGATGCGTATGTGTTCGAGTCCAATCATGACGTTGAGCTGTTACGCATGTCCCAGTATCCTTGGAGCATCAAGCGACGTATCTTGAGTGATGTCGGGCACTTGTCCAACGAAGCGGCGGGCGATGCTTTGCTCGATTGTCTAACAGGTGGGTCAGAACGTGTATACCTCGCCCACTTGAGTAAGGAAAACAATATGATTGATTTGGCCCGACTGACGGTCAAAAACATCTTGGAGGAGCGGGGGCTGTCTGTTGGTGACGATGTGCATCTACGCGATACGTACCCGGATCGACCTACCAAGCTGGAAGAGCTATAA
- a CDS encoding two-component system regulatory protein YycI has translation MDWSRTKTILIWAFLLLDLFLLYQVYVTRISLWNDKEVAQSEKWNTELYLNQQNITLDTEVPQDTPEMSNLDAEYIGINPISLHEISGLQATVEKMALAAKLDPPIQIRGQLNPQELLRQIGPRLIYSDQYVADPYQSNQARLLYWQVYDKMPVFVAPLEMYLDNGTILGYRQTFFHLRKQQGERQVISGYAALRSLVDKQIISPGERIENVSLGYYGSYDADIQTLVPVWRVVHDGKWHFVNAITGALERPMVTQR, from the coding sequence ATGGATTGGAGTAGGACGAAGACGATTCTGATCTGGGCCTTTCTTCTCCTCGATTTGTTTCTCCTGTATCAGGTGTATGTGACGCGCATTAGTCTGTGGAATGACAAGGAAGTCGCACAGAGCGAGAAATGGAATACAGAGCTATACTTGAATCAGCAAAATATCACATTGGATACAGAAGTGCCGCAGGATACACCGGAAATGTCCAATTTGGATGCCGAGTATATCGGAATTAATCCGATTTCCTTGCATGAGATATCAGGACTTCAGGCGACGGTAGAAAAGATGGCGCTGGCTGCCAAGCTGGACCCACCGATACAGATTCGTGGTCAACTGAATCCTCAGGAGCTCTTGCGTCAAATTGGTCCAAGGCTGATTTATTCCGATCAATACGTAGCCGATCCGTATCAATCGAATCAAGCGCGGCTCTTGTATTGGCAGGTCTATGATAAAATGCCAGTATTCGTCGCGCCGTTGGAAATGTATTTGGACAACGGAACGATACTCGGATACAGGCAGACCTTTTTCCACCTTCGCAAGCAGCAGGGGGAACGACAGGTGATCTCTGGTTATGCGGCACTACGCTCTCTGGTGGACAAGCAAATCATTTCACCAGGGGAACGGATTGAGAATGTGAGCCTGGGTTATTACGGTTCTTACGATGCGGATATTCAGACGCTGGTGCCTGTATGGCGCGTGGTTCACGATGGCAAATGGCATTTTGTCAACGCGATTACAGGAGCTTTGGAGCGTCCGATGGTAACGCAGCGCTGA
- a CDS encoding YycH family regulatory protein, whose protein sequence is MKRMLEPAKTVLLNLLVLASFVLTAMLWSNQPNLQFIEPAEYTQSKPVQEKQLEQLVTPESVVFHYGEDRHTKASATDAPYSLIVREMSKWIFLDFSPLTISNEKWEDIAREKMGLEVRFRSTVPLSIVGRLVTFRDEFDNRMKGIDRLWLYYEKDEDVVYALFLSTEEGRMMRSRTSISPKDLRESYLASGDLMPEQIMKIVKPERSFVDLEGTALMWSTYYLPKNQMRMQQFRYSYVPVTNDRLIESYFIDQSLVRQIMERDKTVIFTDGSRSIQLRSEQQAFTFTDPAYQQRDQELSDEEKVQSAVTFMNKHLGWLDDYHFERIKKSYNEKDLITFRQYLGAYPLISEGEAKQIDTIQITSEAGQVVTMSRSLLDLDKYIDNKEWTVMSGPELYQYIRDKKLADTEKITNAYLAYHTKVGEGYVDLMPIWVVELANQANLYISAHTKQGGGKAHGLE, encoded by the coding sequence ATGAAGCGGATGCTAGAGCCTGCCAAGACCGTCTTACTCAATCTGCTAGTGCTAGCCAGCTTTGTTTTGACAGCGATGTTGTGGTCGAATCAACCTAACCTCCAATTTATTGAGCCGGCAGAGTACACGCAGTCAAAGCCAGTTCAGGAAAAACAACTCGAACAGCTCGTTACGCCGGAATCCGTTGTTTTTCACTATGGGGAAGATCGCCATACGAAAGCATCCGCAACCGATGCTCCTTACAGTTTGATCGTGCGAGAAATGTCGAAATGGATCTTCCTCGATTTTTCTCCGCTCACCATCTCCAATGAGAAATGGGAAGATATTGCCCGGGAAAAGATGGGTTTGGAAGTGCGCTTTCGGAGCACGGTTCCCTTGTCAATTGTAGGTCGGCTGGTAACCTTTCGGGATGAGTTTGACAACCGAATGAAAGGGATTGACCGATTGTGGTTGTACTACGAGAAGGACGAGGATGTCGTCTACGCGTTATTTTTGTCGACTGAGGAAGGTCGAATGATGCGTTCTCGAACGTCGATCAGTCCTAAGGATTTGCGAGAATCGTATCTGGCTTCTGGTGATTTAATGCCTGAGCAAATCATGAAAATCGTCAAACCAGAGCGAAGCTTCGTAGATTTGGAAGGCACTGCGCTGATGTGGAGCACTTACTATTTGCCCAAGAATCAGATGCGCATGCAGCAATTCCGCTACAGCTACGTACCTGTTACGAATGATAGACTAATCGAGTCCTACTTTATCGATCAGTCGCTCGTCAGACAGATCATGGAGCGGGACAAAACGGTTATTTTTACAGATGGCAGCAGATCGATTCAATTGAGATCGGAGCAGCAGGCGTTCACGTTTACTGATCCGGCGTACCAACAGCGGGATCAGGAGCTGTCTGATGAAGAAAAAGTGCAGAGTGCGGTTACCTTCATGAATAAGCACTTGGGCTGGCTTGATGATTATCATTTTGAACGAATCAAGAAGAGCTACAATGAAAAAGACTTGATCACGTTCCGCCAGTACTTGGGGGCGTATCCCTTGATCAGTGAGGGGGAGGCCAAGCAAATCGATACGATCCAAATTACTTCAGAAGCAGGCCAGGTTGTGACGATGAGCCGATCGCTGCTGGATTTGGACAAGTATATCGATAACAAAGAGTGGACGGTTATGTCTGGTCCAGAGCTGTATCAATATATCCGCGACAAAAAGCTGGCGGACACAGAAAAAATCACCAACGCTTATTTGGCTTACCATACCAAAGTTGGTGAAGGATACGTAGACCTGATGCCAATCTGGGTGGTGGAATTGGCGAATCAGGCGAACCTGTATATTTCTGCGCACACCAAGCAGGGAGGAGGGAAGGCGCATGGATTGGAGTAG
- the walK gene encoding cell wall metabolism sensor histidine kinase WalK codes for MRRLFKTVQWKMVIIYMLLILLAMQFISAYFAREVESYYINNFSEALNGQASLLASLLESDLRPHDGKESNTEQNRQYIDNLINNLVKINGANVQVIDQTRTVVATTEDKSTIGQRTSQPEVTVALLGTRSESMRIDPKTGARVKVLALPVKGDQIVYGAVYMIASMEGTYATIGKMNGILGTGTMIAMVITAVLGVVLARTITKPVKEMTRQARLVADGDFNSSVRVYSDDEIGQLGMAFNHMTLRLQEAILQQEEEREKLAGILSNMTDGVIAANRNGQIILFNRAAEDMLQVTMADVLLKRRTLYDLLGLPPEDEMSLYAQEEPLFIEMTLPNKEEVILRVTFTPLQHDSKKMGGIIAVVADVTEQQRLEQQRREFVANVSHELRTPLTTIKSYVEALLDGAVEEPELSQRFLKVTSSETERMIRLVNDLLQLSRFDSQGVRLHCKEADINRLLRYAADRFSMFSEQQEVQLSLDMPSKLPPVYIDLDAINQVLDNLLSNAIKYTPQGGTVVLMAKENHKQKRVQVSITDTGIGIPSRDLKRIFERFYRVDKARSRGQGGTGLGLAIARELVQAHGADIEITSEWNVGTTVTFWVPFAQGGKTG; via the coding sequence ATGAGGCGGCTGTTCAAAACCGTTCAGTGGAAAATGGTCATCATTTACATGCTGTTGATTTTGCTTGCAATGCAATTCATTAGCGCGTATTTTGCCCGGGAAGTCGAGAGCTACTACATCAACAACTTTTCCGAGGCCTTGAATGGACAAGCTAGTTTGTTAGCGAGTTTGCTGGAAAGCGATTTGCGCCCGCATGACGGGAAGGAATCCAACACCGAACAAAACCGACAGTACATCGACAACCTGATCAACAACCTGGTAAAAATTAATGGAGCGAATGTACAGGTCATTGATCAGACAAGAACGGTGGTTGCGACGACAGAGGACAAAAGTACAATTGGACAGCGGACCTCGCAGCCTGAGGTGACGGTTGCCTTGCTCGGGACGCGCAGTGAATCGATGCGGATCGATCCGAAGACAGGGGCGCGGGTGAAAGTATTGGCACTACCTGTTAAGGGCGATCAAATCGTATACGGAGCGGTCTACATGATCGCTTCGATGGAAGGCACTTATGCGACGATTGGTAAAATGAACGGCATCTTGGGGACAGGTACGATGATCGCCATGGTCATTACGGCGGTGCTCGGGGTCGTGTTGGCCCGCACCATCACCAAGCCTGTGAAGGAGATGACCCGTCAGGCACGATTGGTGGCAGACGGGGATTTTAACAGTAGTGTACGTGTCTATAGCGATGATGAAATTGGCCAGCTCGGTATGGCCTTTAATCATATGACCTTGCGATTGCAGGAAGCGATCTTGCAGCAAGAGGAAGAGCGTGAGAAGCTCGCAGGAATTTTGAGCAACATGACGGACGGTGTTATTGCCGCTAACCGGAATGGACAGATCATCCTGTTTAATCGAGCTGCAGAAGATATGTTACAGGTGACGATGGCTGACGTCCTTCTCAAGAGACGCACCTTGTATGATCTATTGGGTCTGCCGCCAGAAGATGAGATGTCGCTCTATGCGCAGGAAGAGCCCCTTTTCATTGAGATGACGCTGCCGAATAAGGAAGAAGTGATCCTGCGTGTGACGTTTACGCCCTTGCAGCACGATAGCAAAAAAATGGGCGGGATCATCGCTGTCGTAGCTGATGTGACGGAGCAGCAACGACTGGAGCAGCAGCGCCGCGAATTCGTGGCGAATGTGTCACATGAGCTGCGGACACCACTGACGACCATTAAAAGCTATGTGGAAGCGCTGCTGGATGGCGCAGTGGAAGAGCCAGAGCTGTCCCAACGGTTCTTGAAGGTTACGTCGTCGGAGACAGAGCGCATGATTCGCTTGGTAAACGATTTGTTGCAGCTATCGCGTTTTGATTCGCAGGGGGTTCGTTTGCATTGCAAGGAAGCGGACATCAATCGATTGCTTCGCTATGCTGCTGATCGTTTTTCCATGTTCAGTGAGCAACAGGAGGTTCAGCTCAGCCTGGATATGCCGAGTAAGCTTCCGCCGGTTTATATTGATTTGGATGCAATCAATCAAGTATTGGATAATCTTTTGTCCAATGCGATCAAGTATACGCCTCAAGGAGGCACCGTGGTTCTCATGGCAAAAGAGAACCACAAGCAAAAGCGGGTACAAGTCTCCATCACCGACACAGGAATCGGTATTCCCAGCCGCGATTTGAAGCGAATCTTTGAGCGCTTCTACCGCGTAGACAAGGCGCGTTCGCGCGGTCAGGGTGGAACGGGTCTGGGATTGGCGATTGCTCGCGAATTAGTACAGGCACACGGTGCAGATATCGAGATTACGAGCGAATGGAACGTGGGAACGACAGTCACGTTCTGGGTGCCATTTGCCCAAGGGGGAAAAACGGGATGA
- the yycF gene encoding response regulator YycF, whose protein sequence is MAKLLVVDDEKPIADILKFTFEKEGYQVVCAYDGDEALVVVKDERPDLILLDVMLPGRDGMDVCRTVRQTYDVPIIMLTAKDSELDKVLGLELGADDYVTKPFSTRELVARVKAHLRRNRSKVEEKDSQHVLRVHELEIDLNSYTVEKVGEALELTHREFELLVYLARHQGQVLTREHLLQSVWGFDYFGDVRTVDVTIRRLREKIEDDPSQPKYIITRRGLGYTLRNPGMGGQPG, encoded by the coding sequence ATGGCAAAACTCCTCGTAGTTGACGATGAAAAACCGATTGCAGATATTTTGAAATTCACGTTTGAAAAAGAAGGATATCAGGTTGTGTGCGCCTACGATGGTGATGAGGCACTTGTCGTGGTCAAGGATGAGCGACCGGATCTGATTTTACTGGATGTTATGCTTCCAGGCAGAGACGGAATGGACGTATGCCGAACCGTCCGTCAAACGTATGATGTTCCGATCATCATGCTGACTGCCAAAGACTCTGAATTGGATAAAGTACTCGGGCTGGAATTGGGCGCGGATGATTACGTGACGAAGCCATTTAGTACGCGTGAGCTGGTAGCCCGTGTAAAGGCCCATTTGCGCCGTAACCGCTCGAAAGTGGAAGAGAAGGATAGCCAGCATGTACTGCGCGTGCATGAGCTGGAAATCGATTTGAACTCGTATACCGTCGAAAAGGTGGGAGAAGCGTTAGAGCTGACGCACCGTGAGTTTGAGCTGCTGGTGTACCTCGCTCGCCATCAGGGACAAGTATTGACGCGAGAGCATCTCCTGCAATCGGTCTGGGGATTCGACTATTTTGGCGATGTGCGGACGGTAGATGTGACCATCCGTCGTTTGCGGGAAAAAATCGAGGATGATCCGAGCCAGCCGAAGTACATTATCACGCGGCGTGGTTTGGGCTATACATTACGCAATCCCGGCATGGGAGGCCAGCCTGGATGA